In the genome of Candidatus Rokuibacteriota bacterium, one region contains:
- a CDS encoding DUF503 domain-containing protein, with product MAVGTLELHLPGVGSLKEKRRVLKGLKEKVKHRFGVAVAEVDNLDSWQRATLGVASVSHDSRHANEVVSKAVAYIESLIDGHVIDIQIEVL from the coding sequence GTGGCCGTGGGGACGCTGGAGCTCCACCTGCCGGGTGTCGGATCGCTCAAGGAGAAGCGCCGCGTCCTCAAAGGGCTCAAGGAGAAAGTAAAGCACCGCTTCGGCGTCGCCGTCGCCGAGGTGGATAACCTCGACTCGTGGCAGCGGGCCACGCTGGGGGTGGCCTCCGTCTCGCACGACTCCCGCCACGCGAACGAGGTCGTCTCCAAGGCGGTCGCGTACATCGAGTCGCTCATCGACGGGCACGTGATCGACATCCAGATCGAGGTCCTGTAG
- the truB gene encoding tRNA pseudouridine(55) synthase TruB: protein MMPSRSGVLVVDKGPGFTSFQVVAHLRRLLRAPKVGHGGTLDPQATGVLPILVNEATKLTPYLADHSKEYVATVRLGVVTDTQDLTGTVIRRAPVPALTPDAIREVLVRFVGETQQVPPMYSALHMGGTRLYELARKGLEVKREPRPVVVHALTLESVELPRFTVRVVCGRGTYVRTLCADLGEAIGCGAALERLVRTRVGPYSLEGALPWGEVERARDGAALWARLLPVDSAVGDFPAIRLTETAAAAVLNGQSVPVPEAAPMGRTLVRLYDSGGSFLGLGRLIPAHAVVKPERILHGDHPRPRVLPA from the coding sequence ATGATGCCCTCCCGCTCCGGGGTCCTCGTGGTCGACAAGGGCCCCGGGTTCACGTCCTTTCAGGTCGTGGCCCACCTCCGCCGCCTTCTCCGGGCCCCGAAGGTCGGTCACGGCGGGACGCTGGATCCCCAAGCCACGGGGGTTCTTCCCATCCTGGTCAACGAGGCGACCAAGCTGACGCCGTACCTCGCCGACCACAGCAAGGAGTACGTCGCCACCGTCAGACTCGGGGTGGTGACGGACACCCAGGATCTCACGGGGACCGTGATCCGGCGGGCGCCGGTTCCCGCTCTCACGCCCGACGCGATCCGCGAAGTGCTGGTCCGCTTCGTCGGGGAGACCCAGCAAGTCCCCCCGATGTACTCCGCACTCCACATGGGCGGGACGCGCCTCTACGAGCTCGCCCGCAAGGGGCTCGAGGTGAAGCGCGAGCCGAGGCCGGTCGTGGTCCACGCGCTCACGCTCGAGTCCGTCGAGCTGCCCCGCTTCACGGTTCGAGTGGTCTGCGGCAGGGGGACCTACGTGAGGACGCTCTGCGCCGACCTGGGTGAGGCGATCGGCTGCGGCGCCGCCCTGGAGCGGCTCGTGCGGACGCGAGTCGGGCCGTATTCACTCGAGGGAGCGCTTCCCTGGGGCGAGGTGGAGCGGGCCCGGGACGGTGCCGCCCTCTGGGCCCGGCTCCTCCCGGTCGATTCGGCGGTCGGCGACTTTCCCGCGATCCGGCTCACGGAGACGGCGGCCGCAGCCGTCCTCAACGGCCAGAGCGTCCCGGTGCCCGAGGCAGCTCCGATGGGTCGGACGCTGGTCCGCCTCTACGATTCGGGGGGATCCTTTCTCGGGCTCGGCCGCCTGATTCCCGCCCACGCCGTGGTGAAGCCGGAACGCATCCTGCATGGAGATCATCCGAGGCCTCGAGTCCTACCCGCCTGA
- a CDS encoding bifunctional oligoribonuclease/PAP phosphatase NrnA: MSDQELSVPSELRALLGRPTGDVLLLGHAQPDGDQLGSLLGLGLALGEAGWPVTFAGPHAVPEPLRFLPGSALFQQWTTPRGPFHLVIVCDCPDPRRTGGLLEGARGPATRVVNIDHHPDNARYGTVNWIHVGASAAGEMVYDLIVALGLKLTPQVATNLFTAIHTDTGSFRYTNASAKAFRTAAELVARGADPARIAAQLYEARGPESLGLLGRLLQQIQVSPDGLVAWLALPAGSVPEAFLQAEDLVSYPRSIASAKVGLVLRETEGRHVKVSLRGKGEVPVNAIAARFGGGGHSNAAGCTVEGSLDEVTARILSAVSEALGRPAR, encoded by the coding sequence GTGTCTGACCAGGAGCTGTCGGTCCCGAGCGAGCTCAGGGCGCTCCTGGGCCGGCCGACGGGCGACGTCCTCCTCCTGGGGCACGCCCAACCGGACGGCGATCAGCTCGGGTCGCTCCTGGGCCTCGGCCTGGCCCTCGGTGAGGCGGGGTGGCCGGTCACGTTCGCGGGCCCGCACGCCGTCCCCGAGCCGCTCCGCTTCCTGCCCGGCTCGGCCCTCTTTCAGCAGTGGACGACGCCGCGAGGGCCCTTTCACCTGGTGATCGTCTGCGATTGCCCGGACCCCCGGCGGACCGGCGGCCTCCTCGAGGGTGCCCGCGGTCCGGCGACGCGCGTGGTGAACATCGACCATCACCCCGACAACGCGCGCTACGGCACAGTCAACTGGATCCACGTGGGGGCCTCGGCGGCGGGCGAGATGGTGTACGACCTGATCGTGGCCCTGGGGCTCAAGCTCACTCCCCAGGTGGCCACGAACCTCTTCACCGCCATCCACACCGATACCGGCTCCTTCCGCTACACCAACGCCTCGGCGAAGGCGTTCAGGACCGCCGCCGAGCTGGTCGCGCGCGGCGCCGACCCGGCCCGCATCGCCGCCCAGCTCTATGAGGCGCGCGGGCCCGAGTCCCTGGGGCTCCTCGGCCGGCTGCTCCAGCAGATCCAGGTCTCTCCGGATGGCCTCGTCGCGTGGCTTGCGCTGCCGGCGGGGAGCGTGCCCGAGGCGTTCCTCCAGGCGGAGGATCTCGTGAGCTACCCGCGCTCGATCGCGAGCGCCAAGGTCGGTCTGGTGCTGAGGGAGACGGAGGGCCGTCACGTGAAGGTGAGCCTCCGGGGCAAAGGGGAGGTACCGGTGAACGCGATCGCCGCGCGCTTCGGTGGTGGCGGGCACTCGAACGCCGCCGGGTGCACGGTGGAGGGGAGCCTCGACGAGGTCACCGCCAGGATTCTGAGCGCCGTCTCCGAGGCTCTCGGGCGGCCGGCCCGATGA
- the rbfA gene encoding 30S ribosome-binding factor RbfA, which translates to MSRKRIDRVNHLIREEISEVLRRELKDPRLGFVTVTEVEVAKDLRTAKVYVSVFGTEEEWRATLAALESAKGFIRNWLREHLTLRVVPVLSFRPDRSMAHAATIQHLLAELKAREPGEPGV; encoded by the coding sequence ATGTCGCGCAAGCGCATCGACCGCGTCAATCACCTGATCCGCGAGGAGATCTCCGAGGTCCTGCGGCGCGAGTTGAAGGACCCCCGGCTCGGCTTCGTGACCGTGACCGAAGTCGAGGTCGCCAAGGATCTGCGGACCGCCAAGGTGTACGTGTCGGTGTTCGGCACGGAAGAAGAGTGGCGGGCGACGCTCGCGGCCCTGGAGAGCGCGAAGGGGTTCATCCGCAACTGGTTGCGCGAGCACCTCACGCTCCGGGTCGTCCCGGTCCTGTCTTTCCGTCCCGACCGATCCATGGCCCACGCGGCGACCATCCAGCATCTGCTCGCCGAGCTGAAGGCTCGTGAACCCGGGGAGCCCGGTGTCTGA